One window of the Cryptomeria japonica chromosome 7, Sugi_1.0, whole genome shotgun sequence genome contains the following:
- the LOC131064373 gene encoding subtilisin-like protease SBT1.7: protein MKKANSFATIQVTLLFLLAFTRAYNVKNVRKPYIVHMMKSMKPQRFRLPELWYASIVNQVTNAASTSDRSILLYTYDVVLHGFAAKLTSAEAAALERMNGCLAVIPSALSKLHTTHSPQFLGLTDGKGMWSQHLNRGDDVIVGVLDTGIWPESESFHDEGLGPVPSRWKGECESGEQFDSSLCNRKLIGARFNFSAGYKSHVGEDFISPRDNHGHGTHTSSTAAGSAVRGVSYKGFGNGTAMGMAPAARLAVYKVCWGRKGNCDASDIAAAMEKAVQDGVDIISISIGDESELPFYMDHQALAAFGAIEKGVFVSASAGNSGPYSLSLTNTAPWLITVGASNIDREFLSPLKLGNGELFKGSSFYRGPGIKNLPLIYDYCSDSGLDPHIFKGKVVLCTSQSNSTEIARLVKDAGAVGLIVVNDAAFPIDQPYLPATSVSSMKGEKIKAYVNSTAVPTATINPTGLTVVGKATAPIVALFSSRGPSQNYPDVLKPDIIAPGVNILAAVTEGGFKIKSGTSMACPHVSGTAALIRAAHPTWSPAAIKSALMTTASTLDNRKQPIKDALTLRAADPFAMGAGHLNPRAALEPGLVYDLGPQDYINYLCGQNIYTEKQIALLTHKWPPCPKSESGADLNYPSFSILLKYGERVQVRRTVTNVGGDNAVYKVWVKSSPSVKVSVEPNILVFKKQNDQTNFNVTFVGKVEGSEEVEYGEIWWKCIQGGTHIVRSPIVVLWTTL from the coding sequence ATGAAGAAGGCCAATTCTTTCGCCACTATCCAAGTAACGTTGCTCTTCCTGTTAGCATTTACCAGAGCATATAATGTGAAGAATGTAAGGAAGCCCTACATAGTTCACATGATGAAGTCTATGAAGCCCCAACGTTTTCGTTTGCCTGAGTTGTGGTATGCTTCAATTGTCAACCAGGTCACCAATGCTGCCTCCACGTCAGATCGGAGTATCTTGTTATATACATATGATGTAGTCCTTCATGGTTTTGCGGCCAAGCTGACCAGTGCGGAGGCTGCAGCTTTGGAGAGAATGAATGGCTGTCTGGCTGTAATTCCATCAGCTCTGAGTAAACTCCATACTACACATTCACCTCAATTTCTCGGCCTCACCGATGGCAAAGGTATGTGGTCGCAGCATTTGAATCGTGGAGATGATGTGATAGTGGGTGTGTTGGACACGGGAATATGGCCTGAGAGCGAAAGCTTTCATGACGAGGGGCTGGGGCCTGTTCCCTCCAGATGGAAAGGCGAATGTGAAAGCGGAGAACAATTTGATTCCTCCTTGTGCAATAGAAAACTCATCGGAGCTCGATTTAATTTCTCTGCGGGCTACAAATCACACGTGGGTGAGGATTTCATATCCCCAAGAGACAACCATGGCCACGGCACACATACTTCTTCTACTGCAGCGGGATCTGCTGTAAGGGGAGTGAGCTACAAAGGCTTTGGCAACGGAACAGCTATGGGGATGGCCCCTGCGGCCAGACTGGCCGTGTATAAGGTCTGCTGGGGACGGAAAGGCAACTGTGATGCGAGCGACATAGCTGCTGCAATGGAGAAAGCCGTCCAAGATGGTGTTGatattatttctatttcaattggCGACGAGTCTGAGCTTCCATTTTACATGGATCACCAAGCGCTAGCAGCATTCGGTGCCATAGAGAAGGGTGTATTTGTTTCCGCCTCTGCTGGTAACTCCGGGCCTTACTCACTTTCTCTTACAAACACTGCACCGTGGTTAATCACTGTGGGGGCGAGCAATATAGACAGAGAGTTTTTATCTCCTCTGAAGCTCGGCAATGGCGAGCTGTTCAAAGGCTCGTCCTTTTACAGAGGACCCGGGATTAAAAATCTGCCTCTGATCTACGATTATTGCAGTGACAGCGGTCTCGATCCACACATTTTCAAAGGTAAAGTTGTACTGTGCACTTCGCAAAGCAATTCTACGGAAATAGCAAGGCTTGTGAAGGATGCCGGCGCAGTAGGATTGATAGTTGTCAACGATGCCGCATTCCCTATCGATCAACCATATCTGCCGGCTACCAGCGTGAGTTCTATGAAAGGAGAAAAGATAAAAGCCTACGTCAACAGCACCGCGGTGCCCACGGCCACGATCAATCCCACGGGGTTGACAGTGGTGGGAAAAGCAACGGCCCCAATCGTGGCCCTGTTTTCTTCCAGAGGTCCAAGCCAGAACTACCCAGACGTTCTTAAGCCCGATATAATCGCCCCGGGTGTTAACATCTTAGCAGCTGTCACAGAAGGCGGCTTCAAAATAAAGTCCGGGACCTCAATGGCGTGTCCCCACGTCAGCGGCACGGCAGCACTCATCCGAGCTGCGCATCCTACGTGGAGTCCCGCGGCAATCAAATCGGCTCTCATGACGACGGCCTCGACTCTGGACAACAGAAAGCAGCCCATCAAAGATGCGCTAACCTTGCGAGCCGCGGACCCATTTGCAATGGGTGCAGGTCACTTAAATCCAAGGGCTGCCTTGGAGCCGGGGCTGGTGTATGATTTGGGCCCTCAAGACTACATCAACTATCTGTGTGGTCAAAACATCTACACCGAAAAGCAAATAGCCCTCCTCACACACAAGTGGCCCCCTTGCCCCAAATCAGAATCGGGTGCAGATCTTAACTACCCATCTTTCTCAATTTTGTTGAAGTATGGAGAGCGTGTTCAGGTGAGAAGAACGGTTACCAACGTGGGCGGCGACAATGCCGTGTACAAAGTGTGGGTGAAGAGCAGTCCAAGCGTAAAGGTAAGCGTGGAACCAAATATATTGGTGTTCAAGAAACAGAATGACCAGACAAATTTTAATGTGACATTCGTAGGCAAAGTGGAGGGGAGTGAGGAGGTGGAGTACGGAGAGATATGGTGGAAATGCATCCAAGGTGGAACGCACATCGTTCGTAGCCCAATTGTCGTTCTATGGACTACGCTTTGA